The nucleotide window CCATAATACCCTCAGCTTATCACTCCTATTGTGGCTTTACTCATTCCTTACCAAGTTTGAAGCCCATAGGTTAGCCTGTTGAACAATGTCCTAGCTTGCTATCTGCTCAGAACTCCTttgaccagggcgcctgggtggctcagtggtttaagcctctgccttcagctcaggtcatgatctcagggtcctgggatcgagccccacatctggctctctgctcagtggggagcctgtttctccctctctctctgtcaaataaataaaatattaaaaaaacaaaaaaactcctttGACATGTCATTTCTTCTTGACAGTAACCAGCCTTGATAACCCTCACTGCTCTGTATCAGTTGTGTTAACAAACTTCCCAACATTGCTGGGGAGTCATAAAACTAGGCTGAGATTTACTACAAGTTCATGTTACCAACTGGAGCTGGGTTCTTGCTGCTGCTCTGCACTTTTATTCACATCTACTCCATACCACACACCatacttttcctcttttcaagCCCACAATGCTGATTATGcttcaattttgttttatattctgtaACAAAACATCTTTTCCCAAATCAGCTTTGTCAGCCCTAacatacaaaaacaaatcaaGCATGGTCTTTGAAATCAAGGAAGGTCTCAATCTGGATCCCGTGCCACTTAATGGTTATCTGATTTTGGAAATTAACCCACCTTAAGCCTATTTTTCTGTACATCTTTTCTTCCCAATTATGCAGGGTTGTCATGAGGACTAAATTACATAAAGCACATAAAATTCCCAGGAAAGGAAATGGCACTAGTGTGATGCACATACCCTGTCTGTCCCCAACTGTTTCCCAAGATCTAGACATTAAATCCTATGGATGTAATTTTTACATCTTCTAACATACTCATGTAGTATTAAACTGCTGTTGAACCAACTAGCATCCCAAGATGCTAGTGATAAGTAATGCTTTGGCAAtttttggctttaaaaatatagccaattcaggggcgcctgggtggctcagttggttaagcagctgccttcagcttgggtcatgattccggggtcctgggctcaagccctgcatcaggctccctgctcagcagagcctacttctctctccctctgcctgccactctgcttacttgtgctatctgtcaaacaaataaaatcttaaaaaaaaaaaaaaagccaattaagCTTACTTTTTGATATTTGGTTTTcattacctttttaaattttttgaaaatattttatttgacagagtcatAGAATGTAAAtgaggggaatggcagagggaggagaagcaggctctcaggggagtggggagcacaatgcagacactcaaccaaccgttggagccacccaagtaccccaccTTCTAAATTTTTCCACTTGATATTTCGTTCCTAAAGAGAGCCTCATTCAAGCAAGAAACTAGCTGCTAATGAGATTTTCTTCTTAGAAATTCTACTTTGTTATGGACACTATTTGCTTAATGTGAGATTACTGAAAAGCAAAAACCACCCCCAACCATAGTCTAACAAGGCTTCAATTCCTAAAAAGCCGATATGATTGATTTTTAGATCCAGCTGTGTAAGACCAGCCAAGTTAGTCTTGGAAGGTAATTCTGCTCCCAGGCATTGTAATCCCTGTTACTATCTTAGCTTAATTAATTGTATCTCATTGAAGCCAAAAACACTCACATATTTCTCCTTTATACGAGTAACCAGAAGCCCTACAAATTATAATGTGCAGAATACCATATAAAAGAATTCTCATAAAATTGGCTCGTTTTCATCAAGGTGCAACTGTTTTGTTTCCTCTGACTTGCATAGCATCTACTTGAATGCATATTCTTCTTTGTGATGATCGAAATTTAGGTTCAGTACAAATCACGGCAAAAACTAAAGTTTTCATCTTTAATGAAATGACCTTGGAAATAACGTACATTTCCATGACACCAATACCACAGTTTTCGGAGTCACAGTAAGATACACAGAATTATATCCGTAATTAATATGAATGCCAACATTTCAAGCAGTAATTTCTGTTACATGGCAAACAAAATCAAGAAAGCAACCATCAAACAAAAGAGACCCATAGCTTCAGACAAGGCAAATCCCAGGATAGCATATGAGAACAGCTGCTGCTTCAGCGAAGGGTTTCTAAAAGAGACACAACACATGTAATTGttactttgaaatattttctgaattccAGTATGTTTGGTAAACTGAAAGAATCAAACTGGCAAGTCCTAGAAAAGTATTTGCCTAGAACTCTtttgcctctgcctttgttcaATATTTTCTTCTCAATCCCAATCATTTAGAGAAAAAGTAGGAGGTGATCTCTATGTTACTATAAATGGGTTGTCTTCATGTCTTCATCCGTTTTGAGGGGTTCAGACATACTTGCTATTCCCATGAAGGTGTATTCTATATGTCTTAAGATCTGATAGTTTAGAAATAAGatcttaaataaaatggaaattgatacttttattatataaaagAGACTATGCCGTTAACTGTAGTCCCAATATAGCTTAACAATCAAGAGTGCAGACTCTGAAGTCagaatgaaaatttatttctgacACTAGCTACTTGGGCAATCAGTGTATTTCTGCAATACTCGTCCTTCATAAGTAAGCTGGAGTATCCCCAAGCAGTACTATGAGGgttaagtgagatcatgcatGCAAAGCCCTCAAAATACAAGGCAAACACAGAGTTGGCACTTAATACAAAGTACCTATTACTATTTCACTAATTTTCTAAGTTTCCAACTATGTCAAGCATGCTCTTAAAATAGCTTATTTGGTGATAGAAATTACCTGGCATAACCAATGATAAGGCTGCCAAAGACTGTTCCAATACCAGCACCAGAACCAGCCACTCCCACTGTTGCAGCACCTGCACCAATAAATTTGGCAGCAGTATCAATGTCTCTGCTTATTGCACTGGTCTGAAACTCCCTCTGGATTAGTTGAGACACACCATTCTGGGCCCCATTAAATACTGTAGAGccctagagaaaaggaaataaaaagcaagggTTAAATTAGTAATCACAATTAGCTATTTTCATTGCTACACTGTCAAATGATAACtacttctttgtgattttttgaACAGGAGATTTTGTGTGGCACAGTGGAAAATCAAGAGCTTAGAGTAATTCCAATGTAGTGGAATAGGGATAACAGTATCTATACTTCGTAAAGTTGTTGAAAATTATGAAACAGTGTATTTGAATATGCTTTTTAATAGGGTAGGCTTTTCAGTAACTGGCTAGTATAATCTTAAAAACAGGCAActcaagacacacacacacacatactaacTATTTCTTAGCCAACTCAGCGAAGTTTCTTTCATTGGCTTATCCTCGGCACTATTTTTTGGATACAAGGGTGGAAAAAGACTGCCCTCAAACCATTCACTAATGAGGTTCTTTTTAACCCCCCTTTAATTAAAATCATAAGACTTACTTGGTGGggttatttaatttctattattaCTGCTATTACCTCTCCAGTCCTAGCCTCTGGTCGAGATAACACTGATGCAGAAATTGGTCTGTATGCAACTCTGGATCCAGCTCGGatctattaaggaaaaaaaaatccaaatattaaGTTAAGAGTAGGTTAAGACTTCAATGACCCTTCTTGTACCCTGAGTTCTAAAAAAGCCATCAGCAAAAGTTTATCAGAAAGCTTATGACTTTTCTGTATTGTGTCTTATCTTGCTGTTTGGTTATTTTCAATCCatgaaggaattttattttaaagttgctaATTGAGTTTGAAGTGTGCTACATAACCTATTTGTAATAATCTGAATAAAACTTGTACATGCTTGAAAACAAagcactgtttttaaaatttcaattactGTAGTGCCACGATTTAGATCAGAAAAACAGCAATAAACATCCCACATTCTTTGCTAACTTGAAGTGGACCAACAAGTTAATGGTTACTATAAACGCTTGTCATTTAAATTATCCCATAAGTTAATATGGGGCCAAAACTTCCAAAATATTCCTGTATGtccattaattataaaataaaaaagcagctTAAACAATTCTGTATCAATGTCAGGGCAACCGGTGAAATACTCGACCCTACGGACGTATTGCAGTTCAGCGTCTCTGCCCTTGGAGTGTCCACTACACTAGGTCACAGAAAATCCCTTCAGAACCAAGACCTGATTCTCTAAGACAAATCCCCCACATCCTGACTTCACCTAAAGCTTCCGAAATGGTTATGGAAATAACAGCCAGAGGCTGGATGAAAGACTTTCCACGACTCCACCACGTTCCTCCGCCCACACAGGGTAAGGCAAAGTCCCTCCCTTTGCAGCAGCGAGTTTGACCTACAGATAGGCAAGGGAGAACGCTGAGGCGGTGAACTAGGCCTCAGAGGCCCCCTACATCCTTAAGAGACCCCAACCTTCGCGCCGACCCCCAACCCCACAGTACGcgaggaggtggggatgggggccGCTCCGGCACTAGGAGCAGGGAGTGTTTGACCTACAGCGAGTGGGGCCTGACAACTAGGCCTTGGCTGCTCTCCACGGCACTCGTGGACGGGAGGAGCCGAGTGAGGTGCCCCAAGATTAGCAGAAATggaagaagaggacacagagggtGAGGAATGAGCGGTCCCCACAGGTTGGTGTGCCCCGCCCAAAGGTGCCCCATTCAACAACGTGGACGCTCCAGGCCCAGAGGTCCGCCCTCAGCGTCCCGGCCCAGCCTGGGCTACGCACCAGAGCGGGGGTGCAGGCGAGCTTGGCGCAGGCGAACATCTTACACTCTTCGGGGCGGCGCGGCTGGAGGACCTGGGTGACGGCCGACGTGGGCTCCTCTCCCGCTTCCCTTCTGCGGAGGTAAAGGGGCTTAAGGTCAAGTGCCCTCCCGGGCCTGTCCTTCCCACCCAGGTCCCTCGGGCTCCCGTGCACGCCGTCGGCCTGGGCCCTCGTCCATCTAGGCGCCAGCAGAATGAATGGGCCCTGGCGGGACGCTGCTCCACCCCGACCAGGCCTGGCTCTCGCGCCCTCCACTTACCTTCCCGGGAGGTGGCGGCGGCAACGACGGCGGCAGAGGTCGAAGGAGTGGCGCTGGACGCGCAGGCGCGGTCCGCCTCTTATCCGCGCGGCGGCACCCGGATGGAGAAGGCGGGGAAAAGGGGGCAGTAGCGAAGACGCTCAAGGTCACTTTGTAACAACTTTATTGGCAACTAGTTGGGAAGGACAAGGACAGCCACAGCTGGTAAGGGAGatgcaaaaagaagaaattctctCTGGCAGAGAGAACGGAACAGATTGTTTCTCTCTTGATCTGAGCTGGCCAGAGGATAGTGCGACTTTTACTTCCAGTCGACATCTTGTGAGATttagcctttttttaaaatattttatttatttgacagagagaaatcacaactaggcagagaggcaggcagagagagaggaggaagcaggctccccacggagcagagagcccgatatggggctcaatcccaggaccctgggatcatgacctgagccgaaggtagaggctttaatccactgagccatccaggcgccccgagatttgGCCTTTTAATCAGTTGTTACTGTCTCCTTCCTAGAGGGACCCCCCTTCCTGTTCATTCTCCTCCTCCGTGAAATAGAACTGTGTGTGCGCGTGGGGAAGGAGTTCATGCACTGCTTGACAGAAGAAATGAGGGTCCCCAGCAACGGGAACACATTACTTTAAAGGAATCTGCAGAAGTATTCCAGAAGTATGGCTAATCCTTTGAGTGGCAGAGGACCTGACCTAAAGTACAGGGACAAGGGAATGAGCACATGAAGAGATCAAAGAGTTTTGTGACTTTGGGCACAAAGTTGCATCTTGGTAATGAAGTGAGGGAGGTAATTTTTCTTCCAGCTCTATGCTTGTAAAGATTAAGGGATGTAATGTAATTCAAGGGACTAAAGAAAGTCTGAGTCTACTTTAACCAGCCCACTGATTCAAAggctaatctcatccagaaacaccttcGCAGACATACCTGGAGATAATATTTAATTTAGGCACCCCATGGCCATCAAGTTGACCCAAAATTAATCATCACATATCCTATACTTTAATAAAGATCTTTGTAAAGGAATAGCTATCTTAAATGGAATTGTGTACAGAGATGGTTTAAGGGAAGTTCAGTTTCTTCAGCCATAAATCAGTAGCAGTAACTgttggagaggaagaggaggcaggagggaagctGGGATCCCTAACAGGATCACTTCCAGGGTGCACATGGGCTAGGTGCCTATGACAGGGAGAGGTTCAGTCTAAGTCTAGGCTCTGACTGTCAATATGTCAATAAGCAGGTCAACTGCTCTAGAAGAGGAGACAATGTGTCCTTGGTGGGTTCAACCAGTTagagtttaaatatttatgaagaataTTAGGTGTTCAAAGAACAGATAGTGCtacctgtgtttgtgtgtgtgtctaacaAAGTGGGTCTTGCGTGATACCAGCCCATGTTGACAGAGGGTGAATATTTGCACTGAGGAAGTTTGAAGAAAAATGGTGCCTTCTGAGAGGAGTAAAGTGAGACTGTAAAGATGCGTGGGGGACTTCTTTTGAAGTATTCAagtctctctgtatttttttcttaaatagtgGAGAtcgtcttttgttttttgtttttcaaagattttatttattcatttatttgagagcgagaaagaaagaatagatgTGCGCACATGCCAGCAGGagggtgagtggggggaggagcagaaggagaggggcaagcagactctgcactcagctgggatCCTACtggggggctggatctcaccaccctgagatcacaagttGAGCCGAGAtcgatcacaacctgagccaaaatcagttgggtgcttaaccaactcagccacccaggcaccctagagatGATCGTGTTAAGTAATGAATCACAGTTTGGTATTATGTGAACACCTGAGTGAAGATGGCatggagaagaaaggaatggGGTGGTAAAGAGAAGTATAGAAAATCCTTTCCCAATATAAGTGTGATAATCCCTCCTTTACTTTGTGCCCCTTTGCAATGTGACGTTGCCACTCATCAAGCAATGAAGTCTGTTTGCCTTCTCCTTAAATCTGGGCTCATCTTATGACTTGCTTTGACCCAGAGAGTGACACTGTGTGACTTCTGGACTAGAAAGAGGTCTCAtagctttcattttctccttgGAAGTCAACCATCCATCAAGAAAACATGGGTTAGACTACTGAGTGCTAAGAAACCttcttgacagaaaaaaaaaagcctcataaAAGAGagctgagggggcacctgggtggctcagtgggttaaagcctctgccttcagcccaggtcatggtcccagggtcctgggatcgagccccgcatggggctctctgctcagcagggagcctgcttcccctcctctctctctccggctgcctctctgcctacctgtgatctctgtccgtcaaataaataaataaaatcttaaaaaaaaaaaaaaagagagagagctgaggtGTCCCAGACATGTGACTGAGGCTATGTTGAGTTCTCGAGTTTTAATCAAGCCTTCCCAGCCAAAACCACATGGAAGAGAAATGAGCCTTGCCTaaattcctgatccacagaatCAAGAGCAGTGAAAAGGTTATTGTTAGAAGCTGTGAactttggggtggtttgttacataGCAAGAGATAACTGAAAGAGAagatactgttttccaaagtatgCGCTCCTTTGAAATCCATGTGGGGGCAGcagcatcttttctttctttcttttcttttcttttttttttttttaagtaatctctacacccaactggggctcgaacccaggaccctgagattaagaactGCATACTGTATCCACTatgccagccaggtgtccctttttaaataaaaaagaaaaaaaattttaagtaatcagGAGGCAGCAGCATCTTAATGTGGGCAATTTGAGTTCAGAATTCCAGGCATAACTCAGAGCAAATCAGATAGAAGCACATGTCTTGTACACTGACTCCCATTTCCTTGAAATTCTGGGGTGAAGTagggttgttgttgttaaaaCAACATgtaaggtaaaaacaaaacaaaacaaaactatgtaaGGTAGTTCTAACCtggacacatggaaagatgcttaaATTATCTGCttttgaaagttttcatttttaaaaaaagattttatttatttgacagagagagacagacaatgagaaagggaatacaagcagggggagtgggagaggaagaagcagggttctcactgagcagggagcctgacgtggggttcagtcccagtaccctgggatcatgacctgagctgaaggcagacacccaacgactgagccactcaggtacacCAGAAGGTTTTCATTTTGATAGTCTGTAAAGTTTTCACCAGCCTGCTCACATTagtgggatttaaaaaatatatatattatttgtgcaaatgaaaaccagaaaTGTAAGTTTAAAATATTCTGGGCTTTGTTATAAAactattttgcttttcttatgaaaatttttgtttcatattattGGCCTGAATTTGTtaccaatttatcttttttttttttttttaggaaaatgaaTGTCTAAACCTATGCTAATGCTATAGGATCATTCTATCAAGGTGAGCTCCAAATAAATACTGTGTCCCCTCTTTGAGCATAGTGAGCATACAGGAAAATGTAAGAGTTTACATTATAATTGGGGTATATGAAAAATTGAACTGATATATAAAAAAttggagaaaaacacaaattagTAACAATTTTAGAACTCTGTTTTATAGTGTGTGGTAAGGGAAACACCTTCAGAAAAGAGACtggcttgtttatttttatttatttatttaaaagatttttatttatttatttgatacacagagagagatatcacaagtaggcagagcagcaggcagagagagagggggaagcaggctccccgctgagcagagagccctatgtggggctcaatcccaggacccggagatcatgacctgaactgaagggagaggtttaacccactgagccacccaggtgccctgagactgGCTTGTTTAAAATGTGCCTCGTTGAGACAGACTTGAGCTCAGCTGAGAGAGATGGGCTGATTCATTTAGAAAATGTTTCTTGCAGGacgcctgggttgttcagttggttgagcatctgccttcacctcaggtcataatcccaggctcctgggattgagccc belongs to Meles meles chromosome 9, mMelMel3.1 paternal haplotype, whole genome shotgun sequence and includes:
- the ATP5MC3 gene encoding ATP synthase F(0) complex subunit C3, mitochondrial, translated to MFACAKLACTPALIRAGSRVAYRPISASVLSRPEARTGEGSTVFNGAQNGVSQLIQREFQTSAISRDIDTAAKFIGAGAATVGVAGSGAGIGTVFGSLIIGYARNPSLKQQLFSYAILGFALSEAMGLFCLMVAFLILFAM